One Chloroflexota bacterium genomic region harbors:
- a CDS encoding nuclear transport factor 2 family protein yields MAEHPSATLIREGLRALNRGDIYEMADMLAEDVEWHEIGRAEPIRGKAALAALYGGAALPDSEITAELHDVVANDDHAIALVTATARRGGRTLTYRTAEIFHVRNGKVTARWAFSDDTAAINEFFAGT; encoded by the coding sequence ATGGCCGAGCATCCAAGCGCCACGCTGATTCGCGAGGGACTGCGCGCCCTGAATCGCGGCGACATCTATGAGATGGCCGACATGCTCGCCGAGGACGTCGAATGGCACGAGATTGGTCGCGCTGAGCCCATCCGCGGCAAGGCGGCGCTCGCCGCCCTCTATGGCGGAGCTGCCCTGCCCGACTCCGAGATCACCGCGGAACTCCATGACGTGGTGGCCAACGACGACCACGCCATTGCGCTGGTCACGGCCACGGCGCGGCGCGGCGGCCGGACCCTTACGTACCGGACCGCGGAGATATTCCATGTCCGCAACGGGAAGGTCACGGCGCGCTGGGCGTTCTCCGACGATACCGCGGCCATCAACGAGTTCTTCGCCGGCACCTAG
- a CDS encoding type II toxin-antitoxin system prevent-host-death family antitoxin → MRTITAMDLRRRMGEWLDRASAGERIVIERDHRPMAVLVPYEDGTRLDQPDEEMIRRREAAFDRLEAFAKRMAIAHPEGPDDLDSAAAIRWERDHGHREL, encoded by the coding sequence ATGAGAACCATCACAGCCATGGACCTGCGGCGGAGGATGGGGGAGTGGCTCGACCGGGCCTCGGCCGGCGAGCGAATCGTGATCGAGCGGGATCACCGACCCATGGCCGTCCTGGTCCCTTACGAGGACGGCACACGCCTCGACCAGCCCGATGAGGAAATGATCCGCCGGCGCGAAGCGGCCTTCGATCGCCTGGAGGCGTTCGCGAAGCGCATGGCGATCGCGCATCCCGAAGGTCCTGACGATCTGGATTCCGCAGCTGCCATTCGATGGGAACGTGACCACGGGCATCGAGAGTTGTGA
- a CDS encoding nitroreductase family protein translates to METWQAINTVRVVRRFADRPLADEHLDRILNAGRRTGSSKNEQKWAFISVTDREVLSQLTGVGRYADHLTGAAVAVALITPDDSGRGSRSLLWDLGRAAQSMVLAAWELGIGSAPATVFDFDLAAQVLGLPDGQRCHYLLSFGYPADPSVLTAPNKRGGRKPLDAVVHRERW, encoded by the coding sequence ATGGAGACTTGGCAAGCGATCAACACGGTCCGGGTCGTCCGGCGGTTCGCTGACCGGCCGCTCGCCGACGAGCATCTCGATCGCATCCTGAACGCCGGCCGCCGGACCGGCAGCAGCAAGAACGAGCAGAAGTGGGCGTTCATCTCGGTGACGGACCGCGAGGTTCTGAGCCAGCTCACCGGGGTCGGGCGTTACGCGGACCACTTGACGGGCGCAGCCGTGGCGGTGGCGCTCATCACGCCCGATGACAGTGGGCGCGGTTCACGCTCGCTCCTGTGGGACCTGGGCCGCGCGGCCCAGAGCATGGTGCTGGCGGCATGGGAGCTGGGGATCGGCAGCGCGCCGGCAACGGTGTTCGACTTCGACCTCGCTGCGCAGGTGCTCGGCCTGCCGGACGGGCAGCGGTGCCACTATCTGCTGTCGTTCGGGTATCCGGCCGACCCGTCGGTGCTCACCGCGCCCAACAAGCGAGGCGGCCGCAAGCCGCTCGACGCCGTGGTTCACCGGGAGCGCTGGTAG
- a CDS encoding nuclear transport factor 2 family protein has protein sequence MSHHEHPNATLFREMNAKLNAEGPQAMADYLADDVEWHEIGRVEPIRGKAALAERWAGMGDAGGSFSVDVHDTVANDDHVIQLVTATVTMGGKTFTYRTAEIFHVRDGKVTARWAFSDDTAAINEFFAGT, from the coding sequence TTCCGCGAGATGAACGCCAAGCTGAATGCGGAAGGCCCTCAGGCCATGGCTGACTACCTCGCCGATGACGTCGAGTGGCACGAGATCGGCCGAGTCGAGCCCATCCGTGGCAAGGCGGCGCTCGCCGAGCGCTGGGCAGGCATGGGTGACGCGGGCGGTTCGTTCTCGGTGGATGTCCACGACACGGTGGCCAATGACGATCACGTGATTCAGCTCGTCACCGCCACGGTGACCATGGGCGGCAAGACGTTCACCTACCGCACCGCCGAGATCTTCCACGTGCGCGACGGGAAGGTCACCGCCCGCTGGGCCTTCTCGGACGACACCGCGGCCATCAACGAGTTCTTCGCCGGCACCTAG
- a CDS encoding ATP-binding protein produces MTQALPPTPGSTGSPTGATGMPLAVRLGLVLSAAVLVVLLLTGAVVNRVVIRSFDDVVTAQQQDQVDATADALGELLRQGGTLREARSVLLRLSRSMHGPVTVYGPEGREITHFGDQMLPAGETRGLDAPVVVADQEVAMISVIVAAQNPEQPFLRLFNQALVISGLVSLVVIAGLAVWIARRQTRPLRDVTAAASRLEGGDLSARATGGGDRESQELAGAFNTMATRLERTEMLRRRAATDMAHDLATPATVLEGQLQAMIDGVVPKNLANLEAARASASALGSVIVQLGELASAEAAPLQARPERVEVAAILAEAASALDGLYRERGVKVEVQPVAPELAAWADTAHLGRALRNVMTNAAQHTASGRSVRVTATAAGEAGDRVQIRVIDQGPGIPPEDLPHIFERFYRSDPARAIQPATQPGAGPRAGIGLTIARELLAPSGGAISVETTGPDGSTLLMDLPARA; encoded by the coding sequence ATGACGCAGGCCCTGCCGCCCACCCCGGGGAGCACCGGTAGCCCCACGGGCGCCACCGGCATGCCGCTGGCCGTCCGTCTGGGCCTGGTCCTATCTGCCGCGGTCCTGGTTGTCCTGCTGCTCACGGGAGCGGTGGTCAACCGGGTGGTCATCCGGTCCTTCGATGACGTGGTGACCGCCCAGCAGCAGGACCAGGTGGACGCGACCGCCGACGCGCTCGGTGAGCTTCTGCGCCAGGGCGGGACGCTGCGGGAGGCCCGATCGGTCCTGCTGCGCCTGTCTCGGAGCATGCATGGCCCGGTCACGGTGTACGGCCCGGAGGGTCGCGAGATCACGCACTTTGGTGACCAGATGCTCCCCGCCGGGGAGACTCGCGGCCTCGATGCTCCGGTGGTGGTCGCCGACCAGGAAGTCGCGATGATCTCGGTCATCGTGGCTGCCCAGAACCCCGAGCAACCGTTCCTGCGCCTGTTCAACCAAGCGTTGGTGATATCGGGGCTGGTGTCCCTGGTCGTCATCGCGGGCCTGGCGGTATGGATTGCGCGGCGACAGACTCGGCCGCTGCGGGACGTGACGGCAGCCGCTTCCCGGTTGGAAGGCGGCGACCTGTCGGCTCGTGCCACCGGCGGCGGCGACCGCGAGTCGCAGGAGCTGGCCGGCGCGTTTAACACCATGGCCACCCGACTGGAACGGACGGAAATGCTCCGCCGCCGGGCGGCGACCGACATGGCCCACGACCTCGCGACCCCCGCCACCGTGCTGGAGGGTCAACTGCAGGCCATGATCGACGGGGTCGTGCCCAAGAACCTCGCCAACCTGGAGGCTGCGCGCGCGTCCGCGTCGGCACTCGGGAGCGTGATCGTCCAGCTCGGGGAGCTGGCCAGCGCCGAGGCCGCGCCCCTCCAGGCTCGCCCCGAGCGGGTGGAGGTGGCCGCCATCCTGGCCGAGGCCGCCTCCGCGCTCGATGGCCTCTACCGCGAGCGCGGCGTGAAGGTCGAGGTGCAGCCCGTGGCGCCGGAGCTCGCGGCCTGGGCCGACACCGCGCACCTGGGCCGCGCCCTGCGCAACGTGATGACCAATGCCGCCCAACACACCGCGAGCGGGAGGAGCGTCCGGGTCACCGCCACGGCCGCCGGGGAGGCGGGGGATCGGGTCCAGATTCGGGTCATCGACCAGGGCCCCGGCATCCCGCCCGAGGACCTGCCCCACATCTTCGAGCGCTTCTACAGATCCGATCCGGCGCGCGCCATCCAACCTGCCACCCAACCCGGCGCGGGCCCCCGCGCCGGCATCGGTCTGACCATCGCCCGCGAGCTCCTGGCGCCGAGTGGTGGCGCCATATCGGTCGAGACGACCGGCCCGGACGGATCGACCCTCCTGATGGATCTGCCCGCCCGCGCCTGA
- a CDS encoding cold shock domain-containing protein produces the protein MTTGTIKRVISERGFGFIGGPDGKEYFFHKNELAASLDFDRLVGGESVAFEVESSPKGDRAVKVQAA, from the coding sequence ATGACTACCGGAACTATCAAGAGAGTCATCTCGGAGCGCGGCTTCGGGTTTATCGGCGGCCCCGACGGGAAGGAATACTTCTTCCACAAGAACGAGCTCGCCGCTTCTCTGGACTTCGATCGCCTGGTTGGCGGCGAGTCCGTGGCCTTCGAGGTTGAGTCCAGCCCCAAGGGTGACCGCGCCGTGAAGGTCCAGGCCGCCTAG
- a CDS encoding response regulator transcription factor, which yields MARANSQSRPNGAQARAKPRILIVEDEPQLRALLRLYLEREGYAVADVGDGAAALAAYDAQPPDLVILDLMLPKMQGETVLEELRDRGSVPVLITSAKRTDADRIAGLRQGADDYLGKPFNPHEVTARVAAILRRATPSGGNGHDLTDEPMLSLASGRLALDPATRRYTLAGEGTDAARSGRLTPGEARLLLALARRPGSVMTREQLLEAVARRPDDVFERVVDVHVANLRRKLRDDAADPWLIETVPQAGYRLVASRDAI from the coding sequence ATGGCGCGCGCGAATAGCCAATCCCGCCCCAACGGGGCCCAGGCCAGGGCCAAGCCGCGGATCCTGATCGTCGAGGACGAGCCGCAGCTGCGCGCGCTGCTGCGCCTGTACCTGGAACGCGAAGGCTACGCGGTGGCCGACGTCGGGGACGGCGCCGCTGCCCTGGCCGCATACGACGCCCAACCCCCCGACTTGGTGATCCTCGACCTGATGCTGCCCAAGATGCAGGGCGAGACGGTTCTCGAGGAGTTGCGCGACCGTGGATCGGTTCCGGTCCTCATCACATCGGCCAAGCGGACCGATGCCGATCGGATTGCCGGCCTGCGGCAGGGAGCAGACGACTACCTGGGCAAGCCGTTCAACCCCCACGAGGTGACCGCCCGGGTGGCAGCCATCCTGCGGCGCGCGACGCCATCGGGCGGGAATGGGCATGACCTGACCGATGAACCGATGCTGTCGCTTGCCAGCGGACGCCTGGCCCTGGACCCCGCCACCCGCCGGTACACGCTGGCGGGGGAGGGGACCGATGCCGCCCGATCCGGGCGGCTGACACCGGGGGAGGCGCGGCTGCTGCTGGCTCTGGCACGTCGGCCGGGGAGCGTCATGACCCGGGAGCAGCTCCTGGAGGCTGTGGCGCGGCGGCCGGACGACGTGTTCGAGCGGGTCGTGGACGTCCACGTTGCCAACCTGCGTCGCAAGCTGCGGGACGATGCGGCGGACCCGTGGTTGATCGAGACGGTTCCCCAGGCCGGGTATCGGCTGGTCGCCAGCCGAGACGCAATATGA
- a CDS encoding type II toxin-antitoxin system VapC family toxin, which produces MNGLVIDASIAVAIVRREPARDLIRRLLRKRGRPSVPAFFWLEVINSLARRHHYTSADILEAIRELEELGIETIETDAFGRLIVIDLVERHGLTAYDATYLALAESADAELLTTDRQLAAAAGARAILVEPHGRLAEPPAPYEVEPTWPTWRGAAAYLGELRRQAADS; this is translated from the coding sequence GTGAACGGGTTGGTCATAGACGCGTCAATCGCCGTCGCCATCGTCCGCCGTGAGCCGGCGCGTGATCTCATCCGGCGCCTTCTGCGCAAGCGCGGCCGTCCCAGCGTCCCAGCGTTCTTCTGGTTGGAGGTGATCAATTCGCTGGCTCGCCGCCACCATTACACGAGCGCCGATATTCTGGAGGCGATCCGCGAATTGGAGGAGCTCGGAATCGAAACGATCGAGACCGATGCGTTCGGCCGGCTGATCGTGATCGACCTCGTGGAGCGCCACGGGCTGACCGCCTACGACGCGACGTACCTGGCGCTCGCCGAATCCGCCGATGCCGAACTGCTCACGACGGACCGCCAGTTGGCCGCGGCCGCCGGCGCTCGTGCCATCCTTGTCGAACCCCATGGCCGCCTCGCCGAGCCTCCGGCACCTTATGAGGTCGAGCCGACGTGGCCCACGTGGCGGGGAGCGGCGGCGTACCTCGGGGAGCTTCGCCGCCAGGCCGCTGACTCCTAG